Genomic segment of Desulfobacterales bacterium:
TTACGTAGACAGGGAGGGAAGCGCCTTTCTGGAAAACAACCAACTGCCTCCGGACCGTTTGTTTGACCGGCTCAGAGAACTTATCGGAAGCCACACGGAAAAACTGGTTGTGGTCAAGGCGGATCGATCGGTTGTTCTTAACAAAGCGGTCAAGGTCATGGATATTGCAAAAGCAGCCGGCGCGCAGCGGCTTTGTCTGGCAACGGAAAAAGGATTTTTATAAATCGACATGATGCAAATTACATCCCATCGTAAAGCCAAACCCAACTGGCTGCTGAGAGGATTGATTATTCCCTCTGTCTGTCTTCACCTGCTGATTTTTTCCCATATCACAGGCCTGTATCACTCAGATACGATCAGTTGCATCGAGTTGACCCTGAAAAATATATCAAAGCCGGAGGCCCGCAGCATTCCACGGCCGAGGCATCGCCCGGACCCCAAAATCCGCCCGGCTACGGTCGAACAGCTGAAAATGAATCGAAGTGTTCCACACAGAATTGAACCGATCCATGCAGAGCCCGCGAACAAGACAGCACCCGACAGCCTTGTGGAAGCCCTATCCCCTGAAAATCCGGTTTCCGGTCTTCCGGGGCTTCAGGTCGGGCAGTGGCAGGCCGGGCCCGTTGTCTCAGCCCCTGATTTCGGGACCGCGGAGGATTATTTCGACATGGTGCGGCTGAGAATCGAACAATACAAGAAATATCCGGAATCCGCCCAGAATCGTCACATCCAGGGACGCGTCACAGTGGAATTTGTCATCGAACCTGACGGAACAGTTTCATCGGCACACATCAAAAAAAGCTCCCGCCACGACAGCCTCAATGAGGCAGCGCTCCGGGCCATCAAAAAAGCAGCCCCGTTTCCGATACCCCCGTCATACATTTTCACACAAGGGCAACCCATCCGGCTGGTATTGGCCGTGGTGTTTGAACTGACATGATAAAAATGCGGCAAAATGTGAGGTGAACTTGAGGGGGGTATCGTTTTTCCGAGAGATAAGACGTGATGACTCACCGAGAACAAGTGGGATTCTAAATTTTGATGGGTCAGTTTTGATGGGTCAGGGTTGACAGACGATCGATAAAATCATTTCGATCCATATCGTTATAAAATATAGGCTCG
This window contains:
- a CDS encoding energy transducer TonB, with amino-acid sequence MMQITSHRKAKPNWLLRGLIIPSVCLHLLIFSHITGLYHSDTISCIELTLKNISKPEARSIPRPRHRPDPKIRPATVEQLKMNRSVPHRIEPIHAEPANKTAPDSLVEALSPENPVSGLPGLQVGQWQAGPVVSAPDFGTAEDYFDMVRLRIEQYKKYPESAQNRHIQGRVTVEFVIEPDGTVSSAHIKKSSRHDSLNEAALRAIKKAAPFPIPPSYIFTQGQPIRLVLAVVFELT
- a CDS encoding biopolymer transporter ExbD, with amino-acid sequence MLKFRNHRRDSHVQIPLTSLIDIVFLLLIYFLLTTNFMVDEGIKIKLPQAQASAPQIQKEITIYVDREGSAFLENNQLPPDRLFDRLRELIGSHTEKLVVVKADRSVVLNKAVKVMDIAKAAGAQRLCLATEKGFL